The Burkholderia cepacia ATCC 25416 genome includes a window with the following:
- the purF gene encoding amidophosphoribosyltransferase, with translation MCGIVGVISQSPVNQLIYDSLLLLQHRGQDAAGIATADGSNFHMYKANGMVRDVFRTRNMRSLPGTYGIGQVRYPTAGSASSEAEAQPFYVNAPFGIILAHNGNLTNWQQLKDEMFRIDRRHINTNSDSEVLLNVFAHELQLSTTGLELDPASVFKAVSGVHRRLQGSYAIVSLIAGYGLLAFRDPFGIRPLCIGKLETEHGTEWMVASESVAVEGIGFEFVRDLEPGEAVFIDKAGNFHSQQCAENPTLNPCMFEYVYLARPDSCLDGVPVYNVRLRMGDYLAEKIKRELPNVPIDVVMPIPDSSRPAAMQVAAKLGVEYREGFFKNRYVGRTFIMPGQAVRKKSVRQKLNAMSIEFKDKNVLIVDDSIVRGTTSHEIVQMARDAGAKSVIFASAAPPVKFPNVYGIDMPTRGELVAHGRTDEDVAKIIGADHLIYQDVDDLRRAVRDINPKLERFEASCFDGNYITGDVTPEYLDAIERARLTPASQADRDTAGDTERSQMNLQLSVE, from the coding sequence ATGTGCGGCATCGTAGGCGTTATCTCCCAATCCCCTGTCAACCAGCTGATCTATGACAGCCTGCTGCTGCTGCAGCATCGCGGTCAGGACGCGGCGGGCATCGCGACGGCGGACGGCAGCAATTTCCACATGTACAAGGCGAACGGCATGGTGCGCGACGTGTTCCGCACGCGCAACATGCGCAGCCTGCCCGGCACCTACGGCATCGGCCAGGTGCGCTACCCGACCGCCGGCTCGGCGTCGAGCGAAGCCGAGGCGCAGCCGTTCTACGTGAACGCGCCGTTCGGGATCATCCTCGCGCACAACGGCAACCTGACGAACTGGCAGCAACTGAAGGACGAGATGTTCCGGATCGACCGCCGGCACATCAACACCAATTCCGACAGCGAAGTGCTGCTCAACGTGTTCGCGCACGAGCTGCAACTGTCGACCACGGGCCTCGAGCTCGATCCGGCTTCGGTGTTCAAGGCCGTCTCGGGCGTGCATCGCCGCCTGCAGGGTTCGTATGCGATCGTGTCGCTGATCGCCGGCTACGGCCTGCTCGCGTTCCGCGACCCGTTCGGCATCCGCCCGCTCTGCATCGGCAAGCTCGAGACCGAGCACGGCACCGAATGGATGGTCGCGTCGGAGTCGGTCGCGGTCGAAGGCATCGGTTTCGAATTCGTGCGCGACCTGGAGCCGGGCGAAGCGGTCTTCATCGACAAGGCCGGCAACTTCCACAGCCAGCAGTGCGCGGAGAACCCGACGCTGAACCCGTGCATGTTCGAATACGTGTACCTCGCGCGTCCGGATTCGTGCCTCGACGGCGTGCCGGTCTACAACGTGCGCCTGCGCATGGGCGACTATCTCGCCGAGAAGATCAAGCGCGAACTGCCGAACGTGCCGATCGACGTCGTGATGCCGATTCCCGATTCGTCGCGCCCGGCCGCGATGCAGGTCGCCGCGAAGCTCGGCGTCGAGTACCGCGAAGGCTTCTTCAAGAACCGCTACGTCGGCCGCACCTTCATCATGCCGGGCCAGGCCGTGCGCAAGAAGTCGGTGCGCCAGAAGCTCAATGCGATGAGCATCGAGTTCAAGGACAAGAACGTGCTGATCGTCGACGATTCGATCGTGCGCGGCACGACCTCGCATGAAATCGTGCAGATGGCGCGCGATGCGGGCGCGAAGTCGGTGATCTTCGCGTCGGCCGCGCCGCCCGTGAAGTTCCCGAACGTGTACGGCATCGACATGCCGACGCGCGGCGAGCTCGTCGCACACGGCCGCACCGACGAAGACGTCGCCAAGATCATCGGCGCCGACCACCTGATCTACCAGGACGTCGACGACCTGCGCCGCGCGGTGCGCGACATCAACCCGAAGCTCGAACGCTTCGAGGCGTCGTGCTTCGACGGCAACTACATCACCGGCGACGTGACGCCCGAGTATCTCGATGCGATCGAGCGCGCGCGCCTCACGCCGGCGTCGCAGGCCGATCGCGATACGGCCGGCGACACCGAACGTTCGCAGATGAACCTGCAACTGTCGGTCGAGTGA
- a CDS encoding CvpA family protein — protein MLTAFDYAVLAVIVLSALRGAWRGFVSEIFGLIGWIAAIVIAGRYVGLVVPYIPANWPGGALTQWVIAFALVVIGVVLVAGVANALLSRIAQASGLGGVDRSLGMMFGLVRGCVLVVLLVAAAGLTELPKQDFWRNALLRPFAEQGVHELKQLLPDGMAQYVRV, from the coding sequence ATGCTGACGGCTTTCGACTACGCTGTATTGGCGGTGATCGTGTTGTCGGCGCTACGCGGTGCGTGGCGCGGCTTCGTGTCCGAGATTTTCGGGCTGATCGGCTGGATCGCGGCGATCGTGATCGCGGGCCGCTACGTCGGATTGGTCGTACCGTATATTCCGGCGAACTGGCCGGGCGGTGCGCTGACGCAGTGGGTGATCGCTTTCGCGTTGGTCGTGATCGGCGTGGTGCTGGTCGCCGGCGTCGCGAACGCGCTGCTGTCGCGGATCGCGCAGGCCAGTGGCCTGGGCGGCGTCGACCGCTCGCTGGGCATGATGTTCGGGCTCGTCCGCGGCTGCGTGCTGGTGGTGCTGCTGGTCGCGGCGGCCGGGCTGACCGAACTGCCCAAACAGGATTTCTGGCGCAATGCGCTATTGCGTCCTTTCGCCGAACAGGGCGTGCACGAGCTGAAGCAGCTCCTGCCCGACGGCATGGCCCAGTACGTACGCGTGTGA
- a CDS encoding SPOR domain-containing protein, translating into MGIFSFGKKDDDAPPRRGGRTGASRNVRTERTERVERRSRRTERPESDALLLDPTLPEKQRARRRLVGAIALVVAAVIVLPMVLDSHPKPVTDDIAIDIPNRPAHQAVAPRDDDVSDVQAGVAHDEPPASDTAVAAAPAPAPKDAAKPAAKPDTTTTASVTPQKPAPKPAAPAAKPAAPKPAPAAVANADAASPDSGDASSPSSPAGARFAVQLGSFKDDATARSWATKLKSAGVPAYVEHRKQSDGSTATLLRAGPFADRAAASAAIAKVREAGLTQ; encoded by the coding sequence ATGGGAATTTTCTCGTTCGGCAAGAAAGACGACGACGCGCCCCCGCGGCGCGGCGGTCGCACCGGGGCCTCCCGGAACGTGCGCACGGAGCGCACTGAACGCGTCGAGCGACGCTCGCGCCGCACCGAGCGTCCGGAATCGGACGCACTGCTCCTCGATCCGACCCTTCCAGAAAAGCAACGTGCGCGCCGTCGCCTCGTCGGCGCGATCGCGCTCGTCGTCGCCGCGGTGATCGTGCTGCCGATGGTGCTCGATTCGCACCCGAAGCCGGTCACCGACGACATCGCGATCGACATCCCGAACCGGCCCGCGCACCAGGCGGTCGCGCCGCGCGACGACGATGTGTCCGACGTGCAGGCCGGCGTCGCGCATGACGAACCGCCGGCATCCGACACGGCCGTTGCGGCCGCACCGGCGCCCGCGCCGAAGGATGCCGCCAAGCCGGCCGCGAAACCCGATACCACGACCACGGCGAGCGTGACGCCGCAGAAGCCTGCGCCGAAACCGGCTGCGCCCGCGGCGAAGCCGGCTGCGCCGAAGCCCGCACCCGCGGCCGTCGCGAATGCCGACGCCGCGAGCCCGGACAGCGGCGACGCGTCGTCGCCGTCGTCGCCGGCCGGTGCGCGCTTCGCGGTGCAGCTCGGGTCGTTCAAGGATGACGCGACGGCCCGTTCGTGGGCCACCAAGTTGAAATCGGCGGGCGTGCCCGCATATGTCGAGCATCGCAAGCAGTCGGATGGCAGCACGGCTACACTGTTGCGTGCAGGCCCGTTCGCGGATCGCGCGGCGGCTTCCGCCGCGATCGCGAAGGTGCGCGAAGCCGGTCTGACGCAGTAA
- the folC gene encoding bifunctional tetrahydrofolate synthase/dihydrofolate synthase, producing the protein MSTFPTLDAWLSHLERAHPVGIDMGLTRIGQVKAALQLEFTCPVITVGGTNGKGSTCAFLETILVRAGYKVGCHTSPHLLEFNERARVNGQNVTDDELLPHFEAVEAARTSLPEPVSLTYFEFTTLAILHLFASRGLDAVILEVGLGGRLDAVNIIDTDCAIVTSIDIDHTEYLGDTREKIAFEKAGIFRAGKPAICGDPAAPQTLIDHAEAIGADLWLVGRDFRYEAQAGAERQQWSYLGREKRYPALAYPALRGANQLINASAALAALEALRPLLPVSAQDIRLGLANVELPGRFQVLPGKPAIVLDVAHNPHASAVLEQNLGNMGFFPYTYAVFGAMHDKDIDGVLQHLKGEIDHWCVTDLPLPRAATAEQLEAALRKAGVEDGPDSSVTRYTSPAEAFRDALKRASENDRIVVFGSFHTVAGVLAYRKSQQH; encoded by the coding sequence ATGAGCACTTTTCCCACTCTCGACGCGTGGCTTTCGCATCTCGAACGCGCGCACCCGGTCGGCATCGACATGGGCCTGACCCGCATCGGGCAGGTCAAGGCGGCGCTGCAACTCGAATTCACGTGCCCCGTCATTACCGTCGGCGGCACGAACGGCAAGGGGTCGACCTGCGCGTTCCTCGAGACGATCCTCGTGCGCGCGGGCTACAAGGTCGGCTGCCACACGTCGCCGCACCTGCTCGAATTCAACGAGCGCGCGCGCGTGAACGGGCAGAACGTCACCGATGACGAACTGCTGCCGCACTTCGAGGCCGTCGAAGCCGCGCGCACGTCGTTGCCCGAGCCCGTGTCGCTCACGTACTTCGAATTCACGACGCTTGCGATCCTGCACCTGTTCGCGTCGCGCGGGCTGGACGCGGTGATCCTCGAAGTCGGCCTCGGCGGCCGGCTCGACGCGGTCAACATCATCGATACCGATTGCGCGATCGTCACGAGCATCGACATCGACCACACCGAATACCTCGGCGACACGCGCGAGAAGATCGCGTTCGAGAAGGCCGGGATCTTCCGTGCCGGCAAGCCGGCGATCTGCGGCGATCCGGCCGCGCCGCAAACGCTGATCGACCACGCGGAAGCGATCGGCGCCGACCTGTGGCTCGTCGGCCGCGATTTCCGCTACGAGGCGCAGGCGGGCGCGGAGCGCCAGCAGTGGAGCTACCTCGGTCGCGAGAAGCGCTATCCGGCGCTGGCGTACCCGGCGCTGCGCGGCGCGAATCAGCTGATCAATGCATCGGCCGCGCTCGCCGCGCTCGAGGCGCTGCGCCCGTTGCTGCCGGTGTCGGCGCAGGACATCCGGCTCGGCCTCGCGAACGTCGAGCTTCCCGGGCGCTTCCAGGTGCTGCCCGGCAAGCCGGCGATCGTGCTCGACGTCGCGCACAACCCGCATGCATCGGCCGTGCTCGAGCAGAATCTCGGCAACATGGGTTTCTTCCCGTACACGTACGCGGTGTTCGGCGCGATGCACGACAAGGACATCGACGGCGTGCTGCAGCACCTGAAGGGCGAGATCGACCACTGGTGCGTGACCGACCTGCCGCTGCCGCGTGCGGCCACCGCCGAGCAGCTCGAAGCCGCGCTGCGCAAGGCCGGCGTGGAGGACGGGCCCGATTCGAGCGTCACGCGTTACACGTCGCCCGCCGAAGCGTTTCGCGATGCACTAAAAAGAGCATCCGAGAATGATAGAATCGTGGTTTTCGGCAGTTTCCATACGGTTGCCGGCGTGCTGGCCTACCGTAAATCGCAGCAACACTGA
- the accD gene encoding acetyl-CoA carboxylase, carboxyltransferase subunit beta: protein MSWLDKLLPPKIKQTDPKSRKGIPEGLWVKCPSCEAVLYRNDVDANLHVCPKCDHHMRIGARERLDGLLDPEGRYEIGQEVVPVDTLKFKDSRKYPDRLKEAMDDTGETDAMVVMGGAIHTLPVVAACFEFSFMGGSMGSVVGERFARGAQNALEQQVPFICFTASGGARMQESLLSLMQMAKTTAMLTKLAEAKLPFISVLTDPTMGGVSASFAFLGDVVIAEPKALIGFAGPRVIEQTVREKLPEGFQRAEFLIKTGAIDMIVDRRKMRDEIAQLLALLQRQPADALA, encoded by the coding sequence ATGAGCTGGCTCGACAAACTGTTGCCGCCGAAGATCAAGCAGACCGACCCGAAAAGCCGCAAGGGCATTCCGGAAGGCCTGTGGGTCAAGTGCCCGTCCTGCGAGGCCGTGCTGTACCGCAACGACGTGGATGCGAACCTGCACGTGTGCCCGAAGTGCGATCACCACATGCGCATCGGTGCGCGTGAGCGCCTCGACGGGCTGCTCGATCCGGAAGGCCGTTATGAAATCGGTCAGGAAGTCGTGCCGGTCGACACGCTGAAGTTCAAGGACAGCCGCAAGTACCCCGATCGTCTGAAGGAAGCGATGGACGACACGGGCGAGACCGACGCGATGGTCGTGATGGGCGGTGCGATCCACACGCTGCCGGTGGTCGCGGCCTGCTTCGAGTTCTCGTTCATGGGCGGCTCGATGGGCTCGGTGGTCGGCGAGCGCTTCGCACGCGGCGCGCAGAACGCGCTCGAACAGCAGGTGCCGTTCATCTGCTTCACCGCTTCGGGCGGTGCACGGATGCAGGAAAGCCTGCTGTCGCTGATGCAGATGGCGAAAACCACCGCGATGCTGACCAAGCTGGCCGAAGCGAAGCTGCCGTTCATTTCGGTGCTGACCGACCCGACGATGGGTGGCGTGTCGGCGAGCTTTGCATTCCTCGGCGACGTCGTGATCGCCGAACCGAAGGCGCTGATCGGCTTCGCCGGCCCGCGCGTGATCGAGCAGACGGTCCGCGAGAAGCTGCCGGAAGGCTTCCAGCGCGCCGAATTCCTGATCAAGACGGGCGCGATCGACATGATCGTCGACCGTCGCAAGATGCGCGACGAGATCGCGCAACTGCTCGCGCTGCTGCAGCGACAGCCGGCCGACGCGCTGGCTTGA
- the trpA gene encoding tryptophan synthase subunit alpha — MSRIQQTFAALAEQGRKGLIPFITAGDPDPAKTVEFMHALAEGGADVIELGVPFSDPMADGPVIQRSSERALARGVTLKSVLADVKRFRETDPKTPVVLMGYANPIERMGVDAFAAEAQAAGVDGVLVVDYPPEEAGVFAEKMRAAQIDPIFLLAPTSTDERIADVGKIASGYVYYVSLKGVTGAGNLDVSSIAGKIPAIKSRVPVPVGVGFGIRDAETARAVAEVSDAVVIGSRLVQLLESAAPEGAAAALKTFIAELRAALDGAGKTAR; from the coding sequence ATGTCCCGTATTCAGCAAACCTTCGCCGCGCTCGCCGAACAAGGCCGTAAGGGCCTGATCCCGTTCATCACGGCCGGCGATCCCGATCCCGCGAAAACCGTCGAATTCATGCACGCGCTCGCCGAAGGCGGCGCGGACGTGATCGAACTCGGCGTGCCGTTCTCGGACCCGATGGCCGACGGCCCCGTGATCCAGCGCTCGTCGGAACGCGCGCTCGCGCGCGGCGTCACGCTGAAAAGCGTGCTCGCCGACGTGAAGCGCTTTCGCGAAACCGACCCCAAAACGCCCGTCGTGCTGATGGGTTATGCGAACCCGATCGAGCGGATGGGCGTCGATGCGTTCGCGGCCGAAGCGCAGGCGGCCGGTGTCGACGGCGTGCTCGTCGTCGACTATCCGCCGGAAGAGGCGGGCGTGTTCGCCGAGAAAATGCGCGCCGCGCAGATCGATCCGATCTTCCTGCTCGCGCCCACGTCGACTGACGAACGTATCGCCGACGTCGGCAAGATCGCGAGCGGCTACGTGTATTACGTGTCGCTCAAGGGCGTGACCGGCGCAGGAAATCTGGATGTTTCGAGCATTGCGGGTAAAATCCCGGCCATCAAGTCGCGCGTGCCGGTTCCGGTCGGCGTCGGCTTCGGTATCCGCGACGCCGAAACGGCGCGCGCGGTGGCCGAGGTGTCGGACGCGGTCGTGATCGGCAGCCGCCTCGTGCAGCTGCTCGAAAGCGCTGCGCCGGAGGGTGCCGCCGCCGCGCTGAAGACTTTCATTGCCGAGCTGCGCGCCGCCCTGGACGGCGCGGGCAAGACGGCGCGATAA
- a CDS encoding DNA-methyltransferase has protein sequence MRDLIEEPGGGAASEAGAVQPAAAVPRALPSGIELHNRDFLTDAAHLPDASIDLIVADPPYGLGKDYGNDSDKRSGDDFLAWTREWLELAIPKLKPSGSMYIFCTWQYAPEIFSFLKTQLTMVNEIIWDRRVPSMGGTTRRFTSVHDNIGFFAVSRAYYFDLDPVRIPYDADTKKARSRKLFEGSKWLEMGYNPKDVWSVSRLHRQHAERVDHPTQKPLEIIERMVLASCPPGGRVLDPFMGSGTTAVACARQGRDFVGYEINESYCAIAHERVSALAAPACA, from the coding sequence ATGCGTGACCTGATCGAAGAACCGGGCGGCGGTGCCGCGAGCGAGGCGGGGGCGGTTCAGCCCGCCGCCGCCGTGCCGCGCGCGCTGCCGTCCGGGATCGAACTGCACAACCGCGATTTCCTGACCGATGCCGCGCACCTGCCGGACGCGTCGATCGACCTGATCGTCGCCGATCCGCCGTACGGGCTCGGCAAGGACTACGGCAACGACTCGGACAAGCGTTCGGGCGACGACTTTCTCGCGTGGACGCGCGAGTGGCTCGAGCTCGCGATTCCGAAGCTGAAGCCGAGCGGGTCGATGTACATCTTCTGCACGTGGCAGTACGCGCCGGAAATCTTCAGTTTCCTGAAGACGCAACTCACGATGGTCAACGAGATCATCTGGGACCGGCGCGTGCCGAGCATGGGCGGCACGACGCGCCGTTTCACGTCGGTGCACGACAACATCGGCTTTTTCGCGGTTTCCAGGGCGTATTACTTCGATCTCGATCCGGTCCGCATCCCGTACGACGCCGACACGAAGAAGGCCCGCTCGCGCAAGCTGTTCGAAGGCAGCAAGTGGCTGGAGATGGGCTACAACCCGAAGGACGTCTGGTCGGTCTCGCGCCTGCACCGGCAGCACGCGGAGCGCGTCGACCATCCGACCCAGAAGCCGCTGGAAATCATCGAGCGGATGGTGCTCGCAAGCTGCCCGCCGGGCGGCCGCGTGCTCGATCCGTTCATGGGCAGCGGCACGACCGCGGTGGCCTGCGCACGGCAGGGGCGCGACTTCGTCGGCTACGAGATCAACGAAAGCTATTGTGCGATCGCGCACGAGCGCGTGAGCGCGCTCGCTGCGCCGGCGTGCGCGTGA
- the trpB gene encoding tryptophan synthase subunit beta, translating into MYNLPDDRGHFGPYGGVFVAETLIHALDELRAAYEKFQNDPDFVAEFERELKHFVGRPSPIYHAQRWSETLGGAQIYLKREDLNHTGAHKINNVIGQALLAKRMGKKRVIAETGAGQHGVATATICARFGMECVVYMGSEDVRRQAANVYRMKLLGATVVPVESGSRTLKDALNEAMRDWVTNIESTFYIIGTVAGPHPYPMMVRDFQRVIGDECKVQMPELAGRQPDAVIACVGGGSNAMGIFYPYIDDTSVQLIGVEAAGDGLDTGHHAASLIAGSPGVLHGNRTYLLQDDNGQIIETHSVSAGLDYPGVGPEHAWLKDSGRAQYVGITDEEALKAFHDCCRIEGIIPALESSHAIAYGVKLAPTLPKDKILLVNLSGRGDKDMHTVAERSGIEL; encoded by the coding sequence ATGTACAACCTTCCTGATGACCGCGGCCACTTCGGCCCGTATGGCGGCGTGTTCGTCGCCGAGACGCTGATTCACGCGCTGGACGAACTGCGCGCGGCGTATGAAAAATTCCAGAACGATCCCGATTTCGTCGCCGAATTCGAGCGCGAGCTGAAGCATTTCGTCGGCCGCCCGTCGCCGATCTATCACGCACAGCGCTGGAGCGAGACGCTCGGCGGCGCGCAGATCTACCTGAAGCGCGAAGACCTGAACCACACGGGCGCGCACAAGATCAACAACGTGATCGGCCAGGCGCTGCTCGCGAAGCGCATGGGCAAGAAGCGCGTGATCGCCGAGACGGGTGCCGGCCAGCACGGTGTCGCGACCGCGACGATCTGCGCCCGCTTCGGGATGGAGTGTGTCGTCTACATGGGCTCGGAAGACGTGCGCCGCCAGGCCGCGAACGTCTACCGGATGAAGCTGCTTGGAGCTACGGTCGTGCCGGTCGAATCGGGTTCGCGCACGCTGAAGGACGCGCTGAACGAAGCGATGCGCGACTGGGTCACGAACATCGAAAGCACGTTCTACATCATCGGCACGGTCGCGGGCCCGCACCCGTACCCGATGATGGTGCGCGACTTCCAGCGCGTGATCGGCGACGAGTGCAAGGTGCAGATGCCCGAGCTCGCGGGCCGGCAGCCGGACGCGGTGATCGCCTGCGTCGGCGGCGGCTCGAACGCGATGGGCATCTTCTATCCGTACATCGACGACACGTCGGTGCAGCTGATCGGCGTCGAAGCGGCCGGCGACGGCCTCGACACGGGTCATCACGCGGCGTCGCTGATCGCCGGCAGCCCGGGCGTGCTGCACGGCAACCGTACCTACCTGCTGCAGGACGACAACGGCCAGATCATCGAGACGCATTCGGTGTCGGCGGGCCTCGACTATCCGGGCGTCGGCCCCGAGCACGCATGGCTCAAGGACAGCGGCCGCGCACAGTACGTCGGCATTACCGACGAGGAAGCGCTGAAGGCGTTCCACGACTGCTGCCGGATCGAGGGGATCATTCCCGCGCTCGAGTCGAGCCACGCGATCGCGTATGGCGTGAAGCTCGCGCCGACGTTGCCGAAGGACAAGATCCTGCTCGTCAACCTGTCGGGCCGCGGCGACAAGGACATGCACACGGTCGCCGAGCGATCGGGCATCGAGCTCTGA
- a CDS encoding phosphoribosylanthranilate isomerase has translation MTDHAVSPSTPAAAGLPPRTRIKLCGLSRPEDVLHAAALGADAIGLVFYPKSPRAVTIAQAAELARLAPPFVSVVGLFVNATEAEIEAVVRDVPLTLLQFHGDETPGQCDALGRAARLPWLRAVRVGPSTQPADLVESALHYSKARGLLFDTLVPDYGGSGKVFDWSLIPAELAHRAVLSGGLSAQNVGDAIRQLRPFAVDVSSGIEVEGAKGVKDHARMAAFVRAVREADAG, from the coding sequence ATGACGGATCACGCCGTGTCTCCTTCGACTCCCGCCGCGGCCGGCCTGCCGCCGCGCACGCGCATCAAGCTGTGCGGCCTGTCACGCCCCGAGGACGTGCTGCACGCGGCGGCGCTCGGCGCCGACGCGATCGGTCTCGTGTTCTACCCGAAGAGCCCGCGCGCGGTGACGATCGCGCAGGCGGCCGAGCTGGCGCGCCTCGCGCCGCCGTTCGTGTCGGTGGTCGGGCTGTTCGTGAATGCGACCGAAGCCGAGATCGAGGCCGTCGTGCGCGACGTGCCGCTCACGCTGCTGCAGTTCCATGGCGACGAGACGCCCGGGCAGTGCGACGCCCTCGGCCGCGCGGCACGCCTGCCGTGGTTGCGCGCGGTGCGCGTCGGCCCCTCGACGCAGCCGGCCGATTTGGTAGAATCGGCACTTCATTATTCGAAAGCGCGCGGCCTCCTGTTCGACACCCTGGTGCCGGATTACGGCGGTAGCGGCAAGGTCTTCGATTGGTCTCTTATTCCCGCAGAGCTCGCGCATCGGGCCGTTTTGAGTGGTGGCTTGAGCGCGCAAAACGTCGGTGATGCGATTCGCCAGTTGCGCCCGTTTGCTGTCGATGTCTCGAGTGGCATCGAAGTGGAGGGCGCGAAGGGCGTGAAGGATCACGCCCGGATGGCGGCGTTCGTACGCGCGGTGCGCGAAGCGGACGCCGGGTGA
- the truA gene encoding tRNA pseudouridine(38-40) synthase TruA — translation MRIALGIQYDGAAFCGWQAQPHGKTVQDRLEHALAEFARVPLHTTVAGRTDTGVHGLGQVVHFDTDLDREVFSWVRGTNAFLPPTVAVQWAKPMPETFHARFSAFERTYYYALYVHPVRSPMLAGRAGWIHTPLDDDAMRAAAAHLIGEHDFSSFRSSECQSKTPVKHLYQIDVRRVGHFIHFRFRANAFLHHMVRNLMGCLVAVGRGRYPADWLADVLAGRDRNLAAPTFMADGLYLAHVGYPAEFAVPPAQLGSVPWSSVWADLDPQP, via the coding sequence ATGCGGATCGCGCTTGGCATTCAGTACGACGGCGCGGCGTTCTGCGGCTGGCAGGCGCAGCCGCACGGCAAGACCGTGCAGGATCGGCTCGAGCACGCGCTGGCCGAGTTCGCGCGCGTGCCGCTGCATACGACGGTGGCCGGGCGGACCGACACGGGCGTGCACGGGCTCGGGCAGGTCGTGCATTTCGATACCGACCTGGATCGCGAGGTGTTCTCGTGGGTGCGCGGGACCAACGCGTTTCTGCCGCCGACCGTGGCGGTGCAATGGGCGAAGCCGATGCCGGAGACGTTTCACGCGCGTTTCTCGGCGTTCGAGCGCACCTATTACTACGCGCTGTACGTGCATCCCGTGCGCTCGCCGATGCTGGCGGGGCGCGCGGGCTGGATCCATACGCCGCTCGACGATGACGCGATGCGCGCCGCCGCCGCGCACCTGATCGGCGAGCACGACTTCTCGTCGTTCCGGTCGTCGGAATGCCAGTCGAAGACGCCGGTCAAACACCTGTACCAGATCGACGTGCGGCGCGTGGGCCATTTCATTCATTTCCGGTTCCGCGCCAACGCGTTCCTGCACCACATGGTGCGCAACCTGATGGGCTGCCTCGTCGCGGTCGGCCGCGGCCGCTATCCGGCCGACTGGCTTGCCGACGTGCTGGCCGGGCGCGACCGCAATCTCGCGGCGCCCACGTTCATGGCCGACGGGCTGTACCTCGCCCACGTCGGCTACCCGGCGGAATTCGCCGTCCCGCCCGCGCAGCTCGGCAGCGTGCCGTGGAGCAGCGTCTGGGCCGACCTGGACCCTCAACCATGA